One genomic window of Maribacter aquivivus includes the following:
- a CDS encoding murein hydrolase activator EnvC family protein, whose protein sequence is MLFKLKYGLFLLVLFTTVATFAQTSEQKALEEKREQLQTEIRDINRLLFAEKKEKGNVLDQMEALDKKITVRQQLIRVTNQQSNLLNRQINTNIRNIGKLKNELQEVKDEYAKMIQKSYQNKSKQNRLMFLLSSESFFQAFKRLQYMKQYTDYRKEQGAQILAKTEELSRLNSDLNEERKVKEVLLAQNKKAKNQLFAEIQTQKALLGTIRKNESKYTSAIDKKKKESRKIDQQIEKLIRSAIAASNKKTGSTTKNSSKFVLTPEATVIANNFSANKGKLIWPVEKGIKSQGFGVYADPVYPGIKHQSNGVIIATDEGSKARAIFEGEVIAILAVPGGNKGVQIKHGNFISTYYNLSELYVKKGDKVTSKEELGVVYTNKNNGQTRLKFYLYQDTSRLNPEDWVYRL, encoded by the coding sequence ATGTTGTTCAAACTTAAATACGGTCTTTTTCTTTTAGTGCTGTTCACTACAGTTGCTACTTTTGCGCAGACAAGTGAACAAAAAGCCTTAGAGGAAAAACGCGAGCAACTGCAAACTGAAATACGTGATATTAACCGGTTACTTTTTGCTGAGAAAAAAGAGAAAGGTAATGTCTTGGATCAGATGGAAGCATTGGATAAAAAGATTACTGTACGCCAACAATTAATTCGAGTTACCAATCAACAATCTAACTTGTTGAACAGGCAGATCAATACCAACATCAGAAATATAGGGAAATTAAAGAATGAGCTGCAAGAAGTAAAGGACGAGTATGCTAAAATGATTCAAAAGTCATATCAGAACAAATCAAAACAAAATAGATTAATGTTCTTATTGTCTTCAGAAAGCTTCTTTCAAGCCTTTAAAAGACTTCAGTATATGAAGCAATATACTGACTATAGAAAAGAGCAAGGAGCTCAAATATTAGCTAAAACAGAAGAGCTTTCGCGGTTAAATTCAGATTTGAATGAAGAGCGTAAAGTAAAAGAGGTTTTGTTGGCGCAAAACAAAAAAGCAAAAAATCAATTATTTGCTGAAATACAGACTCAAAAAGCATTATTAGGTACTATTCGTAAAAATGAGAGTAAGTATACTAGTGCTATTGATAAGAAAAAGAAGGAATCTAGAAAAATAGATCAACAGATAGAAAAATTGATTAGAAGTGCTATTGCGGCATCCAATAAAAAAACGGGAAGTACTACTAAAAATTCAAGCAAATTTGTATTAACACCCGAAGCTACGGTTATCGCAAATAACTTTTCTGCAAATAAAGGTAAATTGATTTGGCCAGTAGAAAAGGGAATAAAAAGTCAAGGATTCGGAGTCTATGCTGATCCTGTTTATCCGGGAATAAAGCACCAAAGTAACGGTGTAATCATAGCAACAGATGAAGGTTCAAAAGCTCGTGCCATTTTTGAAGGGGAAGTCATCGCTATTTTGGCGGTACCTGGCGGTAATAAAGGTGTTCAAATTAAACATGGTAATTTCATTAGCACCTATTACAACCTTTCTGAGCTATATGTAAAAAAAGGGGATAAGGTAACTAGTAAAGAAGAGCTTGGTGTTGTTTATACCAATAAAAACAATGGTCAAACCCGATTAAAATTTTACTTATACCAAGATACCTCTCGTCTTAACCCAGAAGATTGGGTGTATCGTCTTTAA